A stretch of Longibacter salinarum DNA encodes these proteins:
- a CDS encoding putative nucleotidyltransferase substrate binding domain-containing protein codes for MSSRETEPIEIIEIADFLSSTPPFTELNDDGIRTAARSIDITYAPSGSVVLDIGDAPEALFLIRSGAVELHNDADVLVARLGEHEFFGYPSLLTGAPASRRVTTIEDTLLYHIPEALFDRCRSESDAFDRFFARAHAERVHDAVHEGKKNVPLTTPLRRLLSRSPVTASPDTSIRRAAETMRDQRVSSLLLTDDSTLVGLITDRDLRNRVLAAGVSPDDPVSTVMTNDPNTIGPDALAFEAMLSMSRHNVHHLPVVDGEGLHGMVTTTDLIRQQVDSPVYLVGEVWKCDSVERLATVSRQIPSMLRQMVAAGARADDAGRMVTAVTDALTERLIELAIDELGEPPTKFAWLALGSQARHEQTAHSDQDNALVLANDATEENDAYFFELATFVCDGLNACGYEYCPGEVMATTDRWRQPTRDWKHTFRNWIEEPHPKALMHSTIFFDLRHIYGDDSLTRELQAFVLDRTAKNTIFLASLAATALDNKPPLGFFRQFVLEEHGNQKDTLDLKLNGVVPIVDLARINALGNGVSAVNTLERFTQLADRGAMNADDAADLRDAYEFIATVRLQHQVDQIRQGIEPDNYVSPNSLSDFDRRHLKDAFRIVSRMQSALSQRYQTSFIS; via the coding sequence ATGTCTTCTAGAGAGACGGAACCCATCGAGATCATCGAAATCGCCGATTTTCTGTCGTCAACGCCTCCCTTTACGGAGCTCAATGACGACGGAATCCGGACGGCTGCCCGATCCATCGATATTACGTACGCACCGTCGGGGAGCGTCGTCCTCGACATTGGCGATGCACCCGAAGCCCTTTTCTTGATCCGGTCCGGAGCCGTCGAGCTCCACAATGACGCCGACGTGCTTGTCGCTCGGCTCGGCGAACATGAGTTCTTCGGATACCCCTCCCTCCTGACCGGCGCTCCCGCGAGCCGCCGAGTCACGACGATCGAGGATACGCTGCTGTATCACATCCCGGAAGCTCTCTTCGATCGATGCCGGTCTGAGAGCGACGCGTTCGACCGGTTCTTCGCACGTGCACACGCCGAGCGCGTCCACGATGCAGTGCATGAAGGGAAGAAGAACGTCCCACTGACGACACCACTACGACGCCTGTTGTCCCGATCTCCGGTTACGGCGTCACCGGACACCTCGATTCGCCGCGCGGCCGAGACAATGCGCGACCAACGTGTTTCATCCCTCTTGCTAACCGACGATAGTACCCTCGTCGGTCTCATCACGGATCGCGACCTACGCAATCGAGTCCTCGCCGCCGGTGTGAGCCCAGATGATCCGGTTTCGACGGTGATGACGAATGATCCAAATACGATCGGGCCGGATGCGCTCGCATTTGAAGCCATGCTCTCGATGAGCCGGCATAACGTCCACCACTTGCCCGTGGTCGATGGCGAGGGACTCCATGGGATGGTGACGACGACCGACCTGATCCGTCAGCAGGTCGACAGTCCGGTCTACCTCGTCGGTGAGGTCTGGAAATGCGACAGCGTGGAACGTCTCGCCACGGTGAGTCGCCAGATCCCGTCGATGCTGCGGCAGATGGTCGCCGCTGGCGCTCGCGCGGATGACGCCGGACGCATGGTCACCGCCGTCACAGATGCCCTCACTGAGCGCCTGATTGAGCTGGCCATCGACGAACTTGGGGAGCCTCCGACCAAATTTGCATGGCTCGCGCTCGGGTCTCAGGCGCGCCACGAACAAACCGCCCATTCCGACCAAGACAATGCACTCGTTCTCGCTAACGATGCGACCGAGGAAAACGACGCCTATTTCTTCGAGCTCGCCACGTTCGTCTGCGATGGGCTGAACGCCTGCGGGTACGAGTACTGCCCCGGCGAAGTCATGGCCACCACGGATCGCTGGCGTCAGCCGACCAGAGACTGGAAACATACGTTCCGCAACTGGATCGAGGAGCCGCACCCGAAGGCGCTCATGCACTCCACGATCTTTTTCGATCTACGACACATCTACGGCGATGACAGCCTGACGCGAGAATTACAGGCGTTTGTTTTGGATCGCACAGCAAAAAACACGATTTTCCTTGCCTCCCTCGCTGCCACTGCACTGGACAACAAGCCTCCGCTCGGTTTCTTTCGCCAGTTCGTTCTCGAGGAGCACGGCAACCAAAAGGACACCCTCGACCTCAAACTCAATGGTGTGGTCCCAATCGTTGACCTGGCCCGGATCAACGCGCTCGGGAATGGCGTGTCCGCCGTCAACACCCTCGAGCGCTTCACTCAGTTGGCGGATCGCGGTGCGATGAACGCCGATGATGCCGCGGACCTGCGGGATGCCTACGAGTTCATCGCCACGGTTCGGCTTCAGCATCAGGTCGACCAGATTCGACAGGGCATCGAACCGGACAATTACGTGTCTCCAAACTCCCTCTCGGATTTCGATCGGCGACACCTCAAGGATGCATTCCGGATCGTTTCGCGCATGCAGTCCGCGCTGTCGCAGCGCTACCAGACCAGCTTTATCTCCTAG
- a CDS encoding 3'-5' exonuclease produces the protein MIRTLRRKWYRAQANGAMAKYLSVPLPSKREDVRALEFLALDLETTGLDSATDRIVSIGSVRIAGDRILGNSARHTLIQIDGSVQQSATIHQITDTDLDTAVPERSALDATLDELSGRVLLVHHAAMDYGFLNAACHRHYNMPLITRTVDTLKLARHLRERGNQQIKEGELRLHALRTAYGLPRYAAHNALSDAVATAELYLALLPRWAGRDALPLRTILA, from the coding sequence ATGATTAGAACGTTGCGTCGGAAATGGTATCGCGCCCAGGCAAACGGAGCGATGGCCAAATACTTGAGCGTTCCCCTTCCTTCAAAACGTGAAGATGTAAGGGCGTTGGAGTTTTTGGCTCTAGACCTGGAAACGACAGGTCTGGATTCTGCCACAGATCGCATCGTTAGTATTGGCTCCGTCCGGATTGCAGGAGACCGCATTCTGGGAAATAGTGCGCGACACACGCTGATCCAGATCGACGGGTCCGTGCAGCAAAGCGCCACAATTCATCAGATCACGGATACCGATCTGGACACAGCGGTTCCTGAGCGAAGCGCTCTCGATGCGACACTGGACGAACTATCCGGCCGGGTCCTCCTCGTACATCACGCCGCGATGGACTACGGTTTTCTGAACGCGGCCTGTCATCGGCACTATAACATGCCACTTATTACACGGACCGTCGATACCCTTAAACTCGCCCGACATCTCCGCGAACGGGGGAACCAACAGATCAAAGAGGGCGAACTTCGGTTGCACGCCCTGCGCACAGCGTACGGTCTTCCGCGATACGCCGCACACAACGCACTCTCCGACGCCGTCGCGACCGCTGAACTGTACCTGGCTCTGCTTCCGCGCTGGGCCGGACGCGACGCTCTTCCCCTCCGGACGATTCTCGCATAA
- the tyrS gene encoding tyrosine--tRNA ligase: MPFPPVDEQLKVLMRGVEEVVPEDDLKKKLKRSRDNDTPLTIKLGCDPSRPDLHLGHTVVLRKLRQFQDLGHRAVLIVGDFTGMIGDPTGRSKTRPALTLEETRENGRTYYEQATRILDEDKTDIVYNSEWLDEMTFSDVIELAGTYTVAQMLEREDFKTRYQAGQPISIHEFLYPLAQAQDSKHIEADVELGGTDQRFNLLVGRHVQEVDGQEPQVCMMLPLLVGTDGQEKMSKSLDNAIGISESPAEMYGKTMSIPDEQIYRYTELITDIPTEALDKVKAFAEENPRDAKHQLAARIVTMYHGEDAAEEAREHFEKTVVQGGVPEDIDEYVSEADEGEEVGLLNLMRGAGLTQSNSEGRRMIKQGAVSIDGETVTDTGLYVDVSDRAPFVLQVGKRRYARVLWNG; this comes from the coding sequence ATGCCGTTCCCACCTGTCGACGAACAGCTCAAGGTTCTGATGCGTGGCGTCGAGGAGGTCGTGCCGGAAGATGACCTCAAGAAGAAGCTGAAACGCTCGCGCGACAATGACACGCCTCTCACCATAAAGCTCGGCTGCGACCCGAGCCGGCCGGATCTGCACCTCGGGCACACCGTCGTCCTCCGAAAGCTCCGCCAGTTTCAGGATCTCGGGCACCGCGCGGTGCTCATCGTTGGCGACTTCACCGGAATGATCGGTGACCCGACGGGGCGATCGAAGACCCGTCCAGCGCTGACCCTGGAGGAGACGCGCGAGAATGGTCGCACGTACTACGAGCAGGCGACCCGGATTCTCGACGAGGACAAGACGGACATCGTCTACAACTCCGAGTGGCTCGATGAAATGACGTTTAGCGACGTCATCGAGCTTGCCGGCACGTACACGGTGGCGCAGATGCTTGAGCGCGAAGACTTCAAGACGCGCTACCAGGCGGGCCAGCCGATCAGTATTCACGAGTTTCTGTACCCGCTCGCGCAGGCCCAGGACTCGAAACACATCGAGGCGGATGTCGAGCTCGGTGGAACCGATCAGCGGTTCAACCTCCTCGTGGGTCGCCACGTACAGGAGGTTGACGGTCAGGAGCCACAGGTATGTATGATGCTTCCGCTTCTGGTCGGCACAGACGGGCAGGAGAAGATGTCGAAGTCGCTCGACAACGCCATCGGGATCAGCGAGTCGCCCGCGGAAATGTACGGGAAGACGATGTCGATTCCGGACGAGCAGATCTATCGCTATACGGAGCTCATCACGGACATCCCGACGGAGGCGCTCGACAAGGTGAAGGCGTTCGCAGAGGAGAATCCACGGGACGCCAAGCACCAGCTCGCCGCGCGCATCGTGACGATGTATCACGGAGAGGACGCCGCGGAAGAGGCACGCGAGCACTTTGAAAAGACCGTCGTACAGGGTGGTGTGCCGGAAGACATTGATGAATATGTTTCCGAGGCGGACGAAGGAGAGGAGGTTGGGCTTCTGAACCTGATGCGTGGTGCAGGCCTCACGCAGTCAAATAGCGAGGGGCGCCGCATGATCAAGCAAGGCGCCGTTTCCATCGATGGTGAGACGGTCACGGATACCGGCCTGTACGTCGACGTGTCGGATCGGGCCCCGTTCGTCCTGCAGGTTGGGAAACGCCGCTACGCTCGCGTTCTCTGGAACGGATAG
- the smpB gene encoding SsrA-binding protein SmpB, with protein MGDGIKTVERNKKARFNYNIEETLEAGLVLKGSEVKSVREGKVSLDGSYCSVDRYGEMLLHDAYIKPYEQASHFNHEPRRNRKLLLKSSQIEKWGDKAEQEGYTIVPLELYFRDGWAKLKIGLGKGKKQHDKRQSIKDRESQRRLDEVKKSYNI; from the coding sequence ATGGGAGACGGAATCAAAACAGTTGAGCGTAATAAAAAGGCACGCTTCAACTACAACATCGAGGAAACCCTGGAGGCAGGTCTTGTGCTGAAAGGCTCCGAGGTGAAGTCCGTACGCGAAGGCAAGGTGAGTCTCGACGGGTCGTACTGCAGCGTGGATCGCTACGGCGAAATGCTGCTGCACGATGCATACATCAAGCCGTACGAGCAGGCGAGCCACTTCAACCACGAGCCGCGCCGGAATCGAAAGCTTCTGCTGAAGTCGAGTCAAATCGAGAAGTGGGGCGACAAAGCCGAGCAAGAGGGCTACACGATCGTTCCGCTCGAGTTGTACTTTCGCGACGGCTGGGCAAAGCTGAAGATCGGCCTCGGCAAGGGGAAGAAGCAGCACGACAAGCGGCAGTCGATCAAAGATCGAGAGTCTCAGCGCCGACTTGATGAAGTGAAGAAGTCGTACAACATCTAG
- a CDS encoding MqnA/MqnD/SBP family protein, with amino-acid sequence MKLAIWDLPPAEFLVSGFTSGAVSNPFDILRFRPEECARRLVQGEVDVALLPTTLALQAADSIDVIPSVGLVSWKYPYARLAWSGGLHDYPKTVAYDRRVSQERFIARVVLQEHYGEEPAFVPYDGLSPRQLMDTEEDAALLVGNDVPAMEVDTFSMDLGREWYELTNYPMVWGLFVTRRDQATDDLTEALVDGRKAAEENRDVWVMAQETSQRLGEFYREDLRSALDRLAIASLTELRQYMFYYDLTDEVPDLPFVFLGQGKEDDDDEGPPPEAPPSSGDQPPGSPPNFPKGDLPDLNPGGDD; translated from the coding sequence ATGAAGCTCGCCATCTGGGATTTACCGCCGGCAGAGTTTCTCGTGTCCGGATTTACGTCCGGAGCGGTGTCCAACCCGTTTGACATCCTGCGATTCCGTCCGGAGGAGTGTGCGCGGCGCCTCGTTCAGGGGGAAGTCGACGTTGCGCTTCTCCCGACGACGCTCGCATTGCAGGCTGCGGACTCGATCGATGTCATTCCCAGTGTGGGACTGGTCTCGTGGAAGTATCCGTACGCGCGTCTCGCCTGGAGCGGGGGACTGCACGATTACCCGAAGACGGTGGCGTACGATCGCCGTGTCTCACAGGAGCGGTTTATTGCTCGCGTGGTGCTTCAAGAGCACTACGGTGAGGAGCCCGCCTTCGTCCCGTACGACGGCCTGTCCCCGCGCCAGCTCATGGACACGGAGGAAGACGCTGCCCTTCTCGTTGGAAACGACGTGCCGGCCATGGAGGTCGATACCTTCTCCATGGACCTTGGACGCGAATGGTACGAGCTGACAAACTACCCGATGGTCTGGGGCCTCTTCGTCACGCGGCGCGACCAGGCGACGGATGATCTGACGGAAGCGCTCGTCGACGGACGCAAGGCTGCGGAAGAAAACCGCGACGTCTGGGTCATGGCGCAGGAGACGTCACAGCGGCTCGGCGAGTTTTATCGCGAAGATCTGCGTTCGGCGCTCGACCGGCTCGCGATTGCGAGCCTGACAGAGCTCCGGCAGTACATGTTTTACTATGACCTGACCGATGAGGTGCCGGACCTACCGTTCGTTTTCCTCGGACAGGGCAAGGAAGATGACGATGACGAAGGCCCGCCCCCGGAAGCCCCACCGTCCAGTGGAGATCAGCCCCCTGGCTCGCCCCCGAACTTTCCGAAAGGGGATCTGCCGGACCTCAACCCGGGTGGCGACGACTAG
- the rplS gene encoding 50S ribosomal protein L19: MATTDLISLIETTQLKDDRPEFEPGDTVNVHLRVVEGDKERIQQYEGVVLQRRGSGSSQTFTVRKISSGIGVERIFPLHSPRIAKIDVVRRGRVRRSKLFYLRDRAGKAARIKERMRDA, translated from the coding sequence ATGGCTACCACCGACCTCATTTCCCTCATAGAAACCACGCAACTCAAAGACGACCGGCCGGAGTTTGAACCGGGCGACACGGTGAACGTGCACCTCCGCGTGGTCGAGGGTGACAAGGAGCGGATCCAGCAGTACGAAGGCGTTGTGCTTCAGCGCCGCGGCAGCGGATCCAGTCAGACCTTCACGGTCCGCAAGATTTCCAGCGGAATCGGCGTCGAGCGTATTTTTCCGCTGCACTCGCCGCGTATCGCCAAAATTGACGTCGTTCGCCGTGGTCGCGTTCGCCGTTCGAAGCTGTTCTACCTCCGCGATCGTGCAGGCAAAGCCGCACGGATCAAGGAGCGCATGCGTGATGCGTAA
- the trmD gene encoding tRNA (guanosine(37)-N1)-methyltransferase TrmD has translation MRIDVIAALPDIVRGPIQHSIVGRAQDKGAVEIEVHDLREFAEGKHRQIDDYPFGGGAGMVLKPEPIFASIDAIKDAHGEPDEVIFLTPDGEPFDQPMANRLSMAEHLVLLAGHYKGVDQRVRDELVTLEVSIGDYVLSGGELPALVLIDAVARLQPGVLGDASSALTDSFQDGLLDAPVYTRPAEYRGLRVPPVLRSGNHAAITEWRDTVRIEKTRRRRPDLLEDPAAETG, from the coding sequence ATGCGAATTGACGTTATAGCGGCGTTGCCCGACATCGTTCGTGGCCCGATCCAACATAGCATCGTCGGTCGGGCTCAGGACAAAGGGGCGGTTGAGATCGAAGTGCATGACCTTCGTGAGTTCGCCGAAGGCAAGCATCGGCAAATCGATGACTATCCGTTTGGTGGAGGCGCCGGAATGGTGCTCAAGCCGGAACCGATATTCGCTAGTATCGATGCAATCAAAGATGCGCACGGCGAACCGGATGAGGTGATTTTCCTCACGCCGGATGGAGAGCCGTTCGACCAGCCGATGGCGAATCGCCTGTCGATGGCCGAGCACCTGGTTCTCCTCGCGGGCCACTACAAGGGCGTCGATCAGCGGGTTCGAGATGAGCTCGTGACGCTCGAAGTGTCCATCGGAGATTACGTGCTCAGCGGCGGTGAATTGCCGGCGCTGGTCCTGATTGATGCTGTCGCGCGACTCCAACCCGGCGTGCTGGGTGATGCGTCGTCCGCACTCACCGACTCGTTTCAGGATGGGCTTCTCGATGCGCCGGTCTACACGCGACCGGCAGAGTATCGCGGCCTCAGGGTTCCTCCCGTGCTTCGTTCGGGGAATCACGCCGCGATCACCGAGTGGAGAGATACCGTACGGATTGAGAAAACGAGGCGCCGCCGACCGGACTTACTCGAAGACCCTGCTGCCGAGACCGGCTGA
- the rimM gene encoding ribosome maturation factor RimM (Essential for efficient processing of 16S rRNA): MPNLGFHTPCFTRPDDTGGTSASADDATDGSSDSGPTDEADARVRIGFVFRPHGVHGELKVNPETSDPEQFESFERVLVGPDPYSAEPYTVASVRYQQTKRGTTVILRLDEVESRTAAEQITKQSIFVDEEDLVIDDDELLINDLIGLEVRTDDGATLGSVGNVLEHPAHLTLIVNRGDGRELMIPFVADFVHDVDVEGGVMIVELIEGMDE; the protein is encoded by the coding sequence ATGCCGAACCTGGGCTTCCATACTCCATGCTTTACCCGACCGGATGACACCGGTGGCACGTCGGCTTCGGCCGATGACGCGACCGACGGTTCATCTGATTCCGGACCGACGGACGAGGCCGACGCACGTGTGCGTATCGGCTTCGTATTCCGCCCGCATGGCGTGCATGGCGAGCTCAAGGTGAACCCGGAAACGTCCGACCCGGAGCAGTTCGAGTCCTTCGAGCGCGTCCTGGTCGGGCCGGACCCGTATTCTGCCGAGCCCTACACCGTTGCTTCCGTCCGCTATCAGCAGACGAAGCGAGGCACGACCGTGATTCTCCGCCTCGACGAGGTGGAGTCGCGGACGGCCGCCGAGCAGATCACGAAGCAGTCCATTTTCGTCGATGAAGAAGATCTTGTCATCGACGATGACGAACTGCTGATCAACGATCTGATTGGCCTGGAGGTGCGGACGGATGACGGGGCGACCCTCGGTTCCGTTGGCAATGTGCTGGAGCATCCCGCCCATCTGACCCTCATCGTCAATCGCGGCGATGGAAGGGAGCTGATGATTCCGTTCGTCGCCGACTTCGTTCACGATGTGGATGTGGAAGGCGGCGTAATGATCGTTGAGCTCATCGAGGGCATGGACGAGTAG